The Candidatus Margulisiibacteriota bacterium genome contains the following window.
AGAGTGTTGTTGCGACTTTAAAACCAAATTGTCCGAGTCCAATAACTGCAACACGCCTTGATGTCATTTGTTACCTCCTGGCAAGCTAAGATTAATTGTAAATATTCTAACTACTCATCCTACTAAAACTTTCTCTTCAGGTAAAGAATATTTTATTTGCTTTTGTTTTCTGGTTAACGAATAAGCCAATGTAAGTGGACCAACTCTTCCAACCAACATCAACAATATAATAATCAGTTTTGCGTGTTCGTTAAGCATAGGCGTTATTCCAGTTGACAACCCTACTGTTCCAAAGGCTGAAATAGCTTCAAATATTAATTCATGCAAGCTATGCTCTTTATCAACAATCAAAAGAAGGAAAATAAAAACAGAGAGTATCATTAAAGATAGAAACAAAACAGCCAGGGCTTTGGTAACATTACTCTCAGGTATCTTTCTGCCAAAGGCTTCAACATCTTTTTTCATTAAAAGTATTTGCCTTACTTTAAGCCACAAGATTCCGAAGGTCGAGGTTTTTATCCCGCCTCCGGTTGATCCGGGAGACGCCCCGATATACATGAAAATAAATAACATAAAAATTGTCGGGAGGTGAAGCATGCCGATAGATAGAGTATTAAAACCGGCAGTCCTGCTCGACACAGAAAGGAAAAATGAATGAAGCAACTTATTCCCGAGTGAAAAGCCTGCCAATGCACCAAAATACTCGAGGAAAAACACCAGTCCCGTACCGACAACTAGCAACCAAAAGGTTACAGTAAGAACAATCCTTGAATGGACATTAAGTTTTTTGATCGATTTTATAGGTTTTAAAATATTAAATGACTTTAAATCGAAATGAACTTCAAAGCCCAAACCACCCAATATAATTAACAAACAAATACAAAGAAGGAACAATGGAGACTGTATGCCGGCTAAACTATCTGAGAACAGGCCAAAACCAGCATTACAGAACGCAGAAATAGAATGAAAAACTGCATAAAACATTCTTTTAAGCATCCCAAAATGCTGAAGAGAGCTTGAATTATATAAAATAGTAGCGCCAAAGATCTCGATAATTGCGGTGTATTTTATTATAGCAATAACTATAGCGCGTAGCTGATTGACATCGTTAATGTCCATCAGGCTTTGAAGCTGTGTAGAGGTCTTCCCTTGGATTTCTTTCTTCAACAACAAGGCAAAAAATACCGAATAGGTCATGATGCCCAATCCACCAATTTGTATAAGCATTAAAACAATTATTTTTCCCCATAGCGTTAAGGCAGTAGATATGTCGATCGTAGCCAGCCCGGTTACACAGGTAGCTGACGCAGACGTAAACAAGGCATCAATCCAAACAACAGGCTTCGCTTGTGAAAACGGGAGCATCAATAATAATGCGCCAATAAATATTGTTGATAAGAAACCTAAGACAAATACTTGATTTGCAGAAAATAAATGTCGTTTTTGAGCCATACCTTCACCACACCTAATATGCAACGAAGCCTAAGTCTATAGCCTAAGCTCCCCAAAGTAAACAAGACAATACATTATATTATTGTATCAAAAATATCCCAAAGTTCAGAGCTGATCAAAGTTTTCAGCCTGCACACAAATTCGACGATTGGTTAACACAAAAAAACAAATGAGTAAGTAGTTTGCACCACTCACCCATTTATCATATAAGAAAGAGAATATTCTTTTATAGTCAAAAAGTTATTTCTTCACACCTTCTTCATTAAGGCTTCGATTAAACTCAGATAATTTTTTTCAAGATACTGTAAAAAATTCACTACCCTATGATTTACGACAGAAAACTGTATTCGAAAATCGTAGTATTATTTACAATGCCCGCACTTGCATTTATGATGACGTTTATGCATCATCATGGCAATAAAAAACCCGGATACTCCTGCCATGAGAAGATGCGCATATTCCATGACCGGAACAAACCTGGTGTATTTGTCAGTAACTTCGATGACCCCGACCGGCTTAACGCCCAAACATCCACCGCCGCCACTGCCTTCGCCACCGGAAGACGGTTCCTGGACTTCAGTTGCCTTATTAGGATTTGTACCCCCGCCTCCGCCAAAACCATAGCCGATCTTAGCTACCGGAATAATCGTTTTCCCATGCGCTTCAATAGGATCTCCGTATACTTTTTTTACACTGGCACTATCCTGCAAACTTTCTGCTATAGACTTGAGAAAATTTTGAACATCCATAACCATACCCCCTTTTGAATATAATTTATGGCAGCCAACATACACGATAAAGGTGATTAATAAAACAGGAAAATATCGTTATTCTCGTAATAAATTATTACACCCAAACCGCATCTGTCGGAACCGAAATCTATAGTCGGGTACGGACTTCATAAATGCCTGCCAAGATAGATGCTATCGCTAAAGGAATAATAAAATAGATTATCCGGTACAACAATAATGACCCGATAATTACCGGTGCAGGCAAATAAAAGGACAGCATGTAAAGAATGAGCGTATCGAATACCCCGAGCCCTCCCGGAACATGGCTGACAATTCCGGCAATTTGC
Protein-coding sequences here:
- a CDS encoding Trk family potassium uptake protein — its product is MAQKRHLFSANQVFVLGFLSTIFIGALLLMLPFSQAKPVVWIDALFTSASATCVTGLATIDISTALTLWGKIIVLMLIQIGGLGIMTYSVFFALLLKKEIQGKTSTQLQSLMDINDVNQLRAIVIAIIKYTAIIEIFGATILYNSSSLQHFGMLKRMFYAVFHSISAFCNAGFGLFSDSLAGIQSPLFLLCICLLIILGGLGFEVHFDLKSFNILKPIKSIKKLNVHSRIVLTVTFWLLVVGTGLVFFLEYFGALAGFSLGNKLLHSFFLSVSSRTAGFNTLSIGMLHLPTIFMLFIFMYIGASPGSTGGGIKTSTFGILWLKVRQILLMKKDVEAFGRKIPESNVTKALAVLFLSLMILSVFIFLLLIVDKEHSLHELIFEAISAFGTVGLSTGITPMLNEHAKLIIILLMLVGRVGPLTLAYSLTRKQKQIKYSLPEEKVLVG